One region of Plasmodium vivax chromosome 7, whole genome shotgun sequence genomic DNA includes:
- a CDS encoding reticulocyte-binding protein 1 (RBP1), like (encoded by transcript PVX_098582A) has product MSSLENYFPIFRPLVDLNRGKNTLHNIKKHFEDSKFLSFDPNLKRNKKFKHKDVKKKSFKSLETDSVQQFDKEISKVNREDPTGIIESDSASFISLGNASLKNEPSDGGGDEVVLRTDGGGSDTDKDSGKLEKSEIPDVENAESVSKYKIVLEDYVNKLKESNPYFLMEVDYVNLQSFKEIRNLIPEGKEYHKFYDEEMDKKVTDYTNRLDALMKKFIGAKNEMIKMDAIVKIHKKGSTELKQEAENVKKLELAKEQYEKYMKEYNDDIKPIVHEIRNKAYEHLKQSSCTHQCNAYIMNYARLLNKYIKNISETTDESVVTIVKSINDYNSLDKILELAERENIDIAENVYLLKLLGEEVNDLNYVYVINRSLINDANKVLMDIKENGILFHTKEDKIVNSTKELINNYCVFHHIMILNVPIKKMYEERIKRSNDLFSTIMEKLKDEAHKLINSVFVEEESNKILKSSEGIVQNAEKILEENKKKIDFFKRYPEIKTKPPMEELQTEFSQQEEARGEILNMAQLIDHLYNNLFHVNKTNHLNKLNEIAQYGDSITKGNLLLEEISEINKERNVLKVNIATLKNVHGNLVRSKNNIVEIVINVDNTSEVDELKEKEEKLAKYMEEINEKIKDMIKKMHKLKEVIVLRDKANQDVITINELLNGGSNANLEEFISKKNKANDDINSIFKTLYSGDVYDLIETVGTFVREKRKIVGETFSAKQIDQVEQYLSEVRVAHANLDTLTHEKLINAYDQLSAEENNTEKLKNDLVKKKSEDLYKKMADSLKTFKTEYADLVRNMEEYEREEKILEQCMGKTLKKEEEHFNTLQVDGEALKDTYNCAGFEKLRGTFSQRKFELSQKIDHVKGVVTNMEKLLKSYSDLEKHFLLLDDSDYVKRVETLRQTVQREMMNKKMSVQEDSFKRRTESVLKTIKIFESLNKTIHFHNHLNRSINECEGINVSINSLKGKTVALKGELQKEIDDIGADQLISEAVKVALLDKLKAELGSVNSKLDETHMDDLLKKSTDLNKFYRDSKSDLHEKRQEYPVHYSLEKVNDWEEIKTEVHELNAHYNAFNDNKAKLILANSRMYLESIYNLIKELVHNTREEKDKMERSLKGIEKSVETIELNQDYKNAKVTDNENEIKNINEDTIPKIKERIDEYSRKLTKFEEQSDSLNNKDTNKGSDVTLLLDVIRQMKGTYQELKKIPTEMFKERDEIRNTEENVNKVQFAYERKLIEQFLKRITQKRNEAEEQTQQISAIVKQIEGIRKETGDPIDKELTTTNCEKHLHDAEEKGEEIKQIEELSTKLRGEAATTDVISEVIKIKEQVYAHLEKATSNSNHVSEALNTIKEMKELILSESYNSVINFILRNVNDAHKYVELVKMELLKIEDATDHVKIRFEEAKKLKEKIKTDVDDEGADHIIKEIEEIRKVILNEIKDTSTFLTNAEKGKENCLLHFENAKGGKAKFDYLKEHGDGEHKRISHSEINMVEENMTKVKQHTDEADKDVEQTKKFYYSILGYEKLINDLLNESLLRKVKLKCEKLRTEVDGIMDEMERVDVKAKEESIEQEQKVKQMKEQSIVEGDQPKELNEESMNALLQIKNYRQKLDDVMLSIKSVEENMEQFLRNAGSYVKTTLDISQLRNENSFDNLTAAEENYKIALRNVQNEKQRMISEEKRLAEMYRDIISVGKELEEQKKRYEVGLLKGIKENADRRLTALELTKKEVNSLVDPSKSIFFKFKLDNLDETDIMKYLYRYADRIYHIFDEFVKLYKMIEGYLSQNSDPSVTFNEVKMVREKAQMEEMSLGEKEEESKEVLRDMKKKESIRLLNEMMEMLNSAKERVTEDHAKVSNYVENVKKDVTDLKVLDDVNNGANVFNKAMNSVNEIKDAKYMNHRKEAENIYENMIQLANYFLDDDVRMESTGKLSEAAFAKAEPGIVSDIFGKIKEAKEIVEKIEEESIGIQNKQIEGERLSTEANHIYSVAKLKNEFKNKKNEAKLKVIFVLAEIEEALHKLKSVNKVKCHYDNYDNYNDILENNEEHENFKQISSTYKLKKAQIAKEADINEMKNDANMYKDKLASLDKNGETFNDGSDEISTAQKYKTDVEGIIDKLNVIDETINGINSTLDELLELGNNCQLHRTFLISSSLNNKIAKFLVEIREQKENTKKCFQYVKRNHQHLANFVSELHKTQGGIFENVNLVDNTPDADKYYHEFMEIEQEATKIVKDIKKEIYHLNDDVDEPVLEKRIKDVINTYNKLKTKKVQMDQSYKNMYITKLREVEGSHDLFNQVAQLIRGETDKKGKALSERENNLHSIYNFVKLHETELHNLYAKYTPEYMEKINKIFDDINARMIAVDLNDDHSSEYSDVKRHEHEAMLLMDATNNLSKEVEMMQNESGGKNDGINGGKSQLVEDYTNTMSEFTEQAKTVAKKIHDSKGDYANMFDHIRENEAMLERIDLKKKDIKEILAHLNRMKEYLLKKLSEEEKLHHMREKLEEVNTSTDEIVKKFRTYDQMVDISQNIDIKNVQSKRYDSVDEIDKEMSYIKTHNKDLIDSKFIVERALENDKRKKSEMGSGFRVQGSGFRVQGSGFRVQGSGFRFRVQGLGFRV; this is encoded by the coding sequence ATGTCCTCCTTGGAAAACTATTTTCCAATTTTCCGCCCACTTGTAGATTTAAATCGAGGGAAAAACACGTTGCATAATATAAAgaaacattttgaagactcgaaatttttatcattcgATCCGAATTTgaagagaaacaaaaagTTCAAGCATAAGGacgtgaaaaagaagagcttTAAAAGTCTGGAAACAGATAGTGTACAGCAGTTTGATAAAGAAATTAGCAAAGTTAATAGGGAGGACCCAACAGGAATAATCGAATCTGATAGTGCTTCATTTATAAGCTTAGGAAATGCTAGTCTGAAAAATGAACCCTCTGACGGTGGTGGAGATGAAGTGGTTTTAAGAACCGACGGAGGGGGTAGTGACACCGATAAAGATTCAGGCAAATTGGAGAAAAGTGAAATACCTGATGTGGAGAACGCAGAATCGGTATCGAAATATAAAATCGTTTTAGAAGATTATGTAAATAAACTGAAAGAATCTAATCCATATTTCTTGATGGAGGTTGATTATGTTAATCTGCAGTCTTTTAAAGAAATTAGGAACCTCATTCCAGAGGGGAAAGAATACCACAAGTTCTACGATGAGGAGATGGATAAAAAAGTCACAGATTACACAAATAGATTAGACGCACTGATGAAAAAGTTCATTGGagcgaaaaatgaaatgataaaaatggatGCTATCgtaaaaattcataaaaagggTTCTACCGAATTGAAGCAAGAAgctgaaaatgtaaaaaaattagaattaGCAAAGGAGCAATATGAAAAGTACATGAAAGAGTATAATGATGATATAAAACCTATTGTACATGAAATTAGAAACAAGGCATATGAGCATTTGAAGCAATCCAGCTGCACGCACCAGTGTAATGCTTACATTATGAATTATGCTCGTCTtcttaacaaatatataaagaacaTTTCAGAGACTACGGACGAGTCAGTTGTCACTATCGTTAAAAGTATTAACGATTATAATTCTCTGGACAAAATATTAGAACTTGCAGAAAGGGAGAATATAGACATTGCAGAAAATGTCTACCTTTTGAAGTTACTAGGAGAAGAAGTAAATGACCTTAACTATGTGTATGTGATAAACAGATCGCTAATAAATGACGCGAATAAAGTTCTGATGGACATAAAGGAAAATGGGATTTTATTTCATACGAAGGAGgataaaattgtaaacaGTACAAAGGAACTAATCAACAACTATTGTGTGTTTCACCATATAATGATTTTGAATGTtccaattaaaaaaatgtacgaaGAAAGGATAAAAAGGTCTAACGATTTATTTTCTACAATTATGGAAAAGTTAAAAGATGAAGCTCATAAATTAATCAATTCTGTATTTGTCGAGGAGGAAAGTAATAAAATTCTTAAGTCGTCAGAAGGAATTGTccaaaatgcagaaaaaatacttgaggaaaataaaaaaaaaatagacttttttaaaaggtatccagaaataaaaacgaagCCTCCTATGGAAGAATTACAAACTGAGTTTAGTCAACAAGAAGAagcgaggggggaaatattaAACATGGCACAGCTAATCGATcacttatataataatttgtttCATGTGAACAAAActaatcatttaaataaattaaacgaAATAGCTCAGTACGGGGATAGCATAACAAAGGGAAATTTACTGTTGGAAGAAATTTCTGAAATTAATAAAGAGCGGAATGTTCTAAAGGTAAATATTGCTACtttgaaaaatgtgcatGGGAATTTGGTACGTTCGAAAAATAACATTGTTGAAATTGTAATAAATGTGGACAACACTTCTGAGGTGGACGAattgaaggaaaaggaagagaagctTGCAAAGTACATGGAAGAaattaacgaaaaaattaaagacatgataaagaaaatgcaCAAATTAAAGGAAGTCATCGTTTTAAGAGATAAAGCGAATCAAGATGTCATCACGATTAACGAGTTACTGAATGGAGGGTCGAATGCCAATTTGGAAGAATTCATAagtaaaaagaacaaagcCAATGATGATATTAATTCGATATTTAAAACATTGTACAGCGGAGACGTATATGATCTTATCGAAACGGTGGGCACGTTTGTTcgtgaaaagagaaaaattgtAGGCGAAACGTTTTCCGCTAAACAAATTGACCAAGTGGAACAATATCTCAGCGAAGTAAGAGTGGCTCATGCCAATTTAGACACCCTGACTCAtgaaaaattgataaatgCCTATGATCAGTTAAGCGCAGAAGAGAACAATACagaaaaacttaaaaatgatCTTGTTAAGAAGAAGAGCGAAGAtctatacaaaaaaatggcagaCTCTttgaaaacatttaaaaCTGAATATGCTGATTTGGTGAGAAATATGGAGGAAtacgaaagggaagaaaaaatattagaacAGTGTATGGGAAAAACtttgaaaaaggaggaagaacacTTCAACACGTTACAAGTGGATGGAGAAGCTCTGAAAGACACGTACAATTGCGCAGGATTCGAAAAACTGAGGGGCACTTTTTCGCAGAGGAAATTCGAATTGTCACAAAAAATAGACCACGTTAAGGGTGTGGTGACTAATATGGAGAAACTTTTAAAATCTTACAGTGATTTGGAGAagcattttcttttacttGATGATAGCGATTACGTAAAACGAGTGGAAACATTAAGACAAACTGTTCAGCGCGAAatgatgaataaaaaaatgagtgtTCAAGAGGACAGCTTCAAGAGAAGGACTGAATCTGTACTTAAGACCATCAAAATATTCGAAAGTTTAAACAAAACCATACATTTTCATAACCACTTAAACAGGAGCATAAACGAATGTGAAGGCATCAATGTATCGATCAACAGtttaaaaggcaaaacaGTCGCGTTAAAGGGCGAACtgcaaaaagaaattgaTGACATTGGAGCAGACCAGCTGATAAGTGAAGCTGTAAAAGTGGCACTACTAGATAAGTTGAAAGCAGAACTAGGAAGTGTAAACAGCAAATTAGATGAAACTCACATGGATGATTTGCTCAAAAAATCAACAGATTTGAATAAATTCTACAGAGATTCAAAAAGCGATTTGCACGAAAAGAGGCAAGAATACCCTGTGCACTATTCTCTAGAAAAGGTAAATGACtgggaagaaattaaaacgGAAGTCCACGAATTAAATGCTCATTATAATGCATTCAACGACAATAAGGCTAAACTAATTTTAGCCAATTCGCGCATGTACTTGGAATCAATATATAACCTTATAAAAGAGTTGGTTCATAACACAAGGGAGGAGAAagacaaaatggagagatCTCTAAAGGGAATAGAAAAAAGCGTAGAAACTATCGAACTGAACCAGGATTATAAAAACGCTAAAGTTACGGACAATGagaatgaaataaaaaatataaatgaagaCACTATTCCAAAAATTAAGGAACGAATTGATGAGTATAGCAGAAAACTGACTAAATTCGAGGAACAATCGGATAGTTTAAACAACAAAGACACGAATAAAGGAAGTGACGTTACTCTCTTGCTTGATGTGATAAGACAAATGAAAGGTACTTAtcaagaattaaaaaagatacCTACTGAGATGTTCAAAGAGAGGGACGAAATAAGGAACACTgaagaaaatgtaaacaaGGTTCAATTCGCATACGAGAGAAAATTAATTgagcaatttttaaaaagaattactcAGAAGAGGAATGAGGCGGAAGAGCAAACACAACAGATCAGCGCAATTGTTAAACAAATTGAAGGGATAAGAAAAGAAACGGGAGATCCTATCGACAAAGAATTAACCACCACGAACTGCGAAAAACATCTTCACGAtgctgaagaaaaaggggaggaaataAAGCAAATTGAAGAGTTGTCCACCAAACTGAGAGGAGAAGCTGCCACTACTGATGTCATAAGTGAagtcataaaaattaaagaacaGGTTTACGCACATTTGGAAAAAGCCACAAGCAATAGTAACCACGTAAGCGAGGCACTGAACACaattaaagaaatgaaagaacTAATACTGTCAGAGAGTTATAACAGTGTTATTAACTTTATCTTAAGGAATGTAAATGATGCTCATAAATATGTCGAATtggtaaaaatggaattgCTAAAAATTGAAGATGCCACTGACCATGTGAAGATACGATTTGAGGAAGCAAAGaagttaaaggaaaaaatcaagACAGATGTGGATGACGAGGGGGCAGATCATATCATCaaagaaattgaagaaataaGAAAAGTAATTTTGAATGAAATAAAAGACACaagcacatttttaacaaatgcaGAAAAGGGCAAAGAAAATTGTCTTCTACATTTCGAgaatgcaaaggggggaaaagcaaaatttgaTTACTTAAAAGAACATGGTGACGGTGAGCACAAAAGAATATCACACAGTGAGATAAATATGGTGGAAGAAAATATGACAAAAGTGAAACAACACACGGATGAAGCTGACAAGGATGTGgaacaaacgaaaaaattttattactcTATTTTGGGATATGAAAAACTAATCAATGATCTGCTAAACGAATCGCTACTTAGAAAAGTCAAATTAAAATGCGAGAAATTGAGAACAGAAGTAGACGGAATAATGGACGAAATGGAACGTGTAGATGTTAAGGCCAAGGAAGAGTCCATCGAACAAGAACAAAAGGTAAAACAAATGAAGGAGCAATCCATTGTTGAGGGTGATCAGCCTAAAGAACTTAACGAAGAGTCTATGAACGCATTgctacaaataaaaaattacagacAGAAATTGGACGACGTTATGTTAAGTATAAAAAGTGTGGAAGAGAATATGGAGCAGTTTTTAAGGAATGCTGGCAGTTACGTGAAAACAACGCTAGACATCTCTCAACTGCGAAATGAAAATTCGTTCGATAATTTGACAGCGGCGGAGGAAAACTACAAAATAGCATTGAGAAATGTTCAGAATGAAAAACAGCGTATGATaagtgaggaaaaaaggcTAGCTGAAATGTATAGGGATATCATTAGTGTAGGAAAAGAattggaagaacaaaaaaaaagatacgaAGTGGGATTATTGAAAGGGATAAAAGAGAATGCTGACAGAAGATTGACCGCATTGGAATTAACCAAAAAGGAAGTTAACTCTTTGGTGGATCCGTCCAaatccatattttttaaattcaaatTGGACAACTTAGACGAAACagatataatgaaatatCTATATCGCTATGCTGATCGAATTTACCATATTTTTGACGAATTTGTGaaattgtacaaaatgaTAGAAGGATATTTATCCCAGAATTCGGACCCCTCTGTAACATTTAATGAAGTCAAAATGGTGAGGGAGAAAGCgcaaatggaagaaatgaGCCTtggagaaaaggaagaagagtcAAAAGAAGTACTGAGagacatgaaaaaaaaggagtccaTAAGGTTGTTAAACGAAATGATGGAAATGCTGAACAGTGCAAAGGAAAGAGTTACGGAAGATCATGCAAAAGTCAGCAACTATGTGGagaatgttaaaaaagacGTCACCGATTTAAAGGTACTGGACGATGTAAATAACGGCGCCAATGTTTTTAATAAGGCAATGAATAGTGTTAACGAAATTAAAGACGCAAAGTATATGAACCATAGGAAGGAAGCGGAAAATATATACGAAAATATGATACAACTGGCGAACTATTTCTTAGATGACGATGTTAGGATGGAGTCCACGGGAAAGTTAAGCGAAGCGGCATTTGCAAAGGCAGAACCGGGTATAGTGTCAGACATTTTtggcaaaataaaggaggCGAAGGaaattgtagaaaaaatagaagaagaGTCAATAGgtatacaaaataaacaaatagaAGGGGAAAGGCTCTCCACTGAGGCGAACCACATTTACAGCGTGGCAAAgctgaaaaatgaatttaaaaacaaaaagaatgAAGCGAAACTTAAGGTCATATTCGTGCTAGCCGAAATAGAGGAAGcattacataaattaaaaagtgtgaataaagtaaaatgccattatgataattatgataattataatgataTACTAGAAAATAACGAAGAACATGAGAATTTCAAGCAAATTTCTTCTACCTACAAGTTGAAGAAGGCCCAAATAGCGAAAGAAGCAGatataaatgaaatgaaaaatgatgCAAATATGTACAAAGACAAGTTAGCCAGTTTGGATAAAAACGGGGAGACTTTTAACGATGGAAGCGATGAAATTTCTACTGCACAGAAGTACAAAACTGACGTTGAAGGTATTATAGACAAACTAAACGTTATAGATGAAACCATTAATGGAATTAATTCCACGCTAGACGAATTGCTAGAGTTAGGAAATAATTGTCAGCTGCATCGGACCTTTTTAATCAGCAGTTCtttgaataataaaattgcaaaattctTAGTAGAGATTAGGGAACAAAAAGagaacacaaaaaaatgcttccaatatgtaaaaagaaaTCACCAACATTTGGCTAATTTCGTTTCTGAGTTACACAAAACTCAGGGTGGCATATTTGAGAATGTTAACCTGGTGGATAACACACCGGATGCAGATAAGTATTACCATGAATTTATGGAAATAGAGCAGGAGGCAACGAAAATCGTGaaggatataaaaaaggaaatataccACTTAAACGATGATGTAGACGAACCTGTTTTGGAGAAACGGATAAAAGACGTGATCAACACGTATAACAAATTGAAGACGAAAAAGGTCCAAATGGACCagagttataaaaatatgtatatcaCTAAATTGAGGGAAGTCGAGGGAAGCCACGATCTTTTCAACCAGGTAGCACAATTGATTAGAGGCGAAACggataaaaaagggaaagcccTGTCAGAGAGAGAAAATAACTTACACagtatttacaattttgtaaaattgcaCGAAACTGAGCTGCATAATCTTTACGCCAAATACACACCGGagtatatggaaaaaataaataaaatattcgaCGACATCAATGCTAGGATGATTGCGGTTGACCTTAATGATGATCACAGCAGTGAATATAGCGACGTGAAAAGGCATGAACACGAGGCCATGCTTTTAATGGACGCAACAAATAATTTGTCGAAGGAAGTAGAAATGATGCAGAACGAAAGTGGCGGCAAAAACGATGGCATaaatggaggaaaaagcCAACTCGTGGAAGATTACACAAATACGATGAGCGAATTCACGGAGCAGGCTAAGACAGTTGCGAAAAAGATACACGACTCAAAAGGGGACTACGCAAATATGTTTGATCATATAAGGGAGAATGAAGCCATGCTGGAAAGAATTGacctgaagaagaaggacatTAAAGAAATACTTGCGCATTTAAACAGAATGAaggaatatttattaaaaaaattatctgaAGAGGAGAAATTACATCATATGAGAGAAAAATTAGAAGAAGTTAACACGAGTACTGacgaaattgtaaaaaaattcaggaCATATGATCAAATGGTAGATATATCCCAAAATATTGAcatcaaaaatgtgcagTCAAAAAGGTACGACTCTGTCGATGAGATAGATAAAGAAATGAGTTACATAAAAACTCACAACAAAGATTTAATAGACAGCAAATTTATAGTGGAAAGGGCACTAGAAAAtgacaaaaggaaaaagagcgaaatgggttcagggtttagggttcagggttcagggtttagggttcagggttcagggtttagggttcagggttcagggtttaggtttagggttcagggtttagggttcagggtttag